One genomic region from Lynx canadensis isolate LIC74 chromosome E1, mLynCan4.pri.v2, whole genome shotgun sequence encodes:
- the AOC3 gene encoding membrane primary amine oxidase isoform X2, with product MAIFIILSLCSVLVTGMGNGGSEKGLEREYEPGQPPRCPSVSPSAQPRTPPSQSQLFADLSPEELTAVMSFLTQQLGPGLVDAAQARPSDNCVFSVELQLPPKAAALAHLDRGSPPPAREALAIVFFGGQPRPNVSELVVGPLPHPSYLRDVTVERHGGPLPYHRRPVLMREYRDIHQLIFDRELPQAAGLLHHCCFYKRQGRNLVAMNTAPRGMQSGDRATWFGLYYNISGAGFFLHPVGLELLVDHKALEPAHWTIQKVFFQGRYYESLAQLEDQFEAGLVNVVLIPDNGTGLENWVWAEDTSYVPTAVPWSPEHQMQRLQVTRKLLETEEQAAFPLGGTPPRYVYLASNHSNKWGHPRGYRIQMLSFAGEPLPQNSSMERAFSWGRYQLAVTRRKEEEPSSTSIYNLNDPWTPTVDFTDFINNETIAGQDLVAWVTAGFLHIPHAEDIPNTVTVGNGVGFFLRPYNFFDQDPSFDSPDSVYFRGDQDAGACEVNPMACLPQAAACAPDLPAFSHGGFSHS from the exons ATGGCTATCTTCATTATTTTGTCCCTGTGTAGTGTTCTGGTGACTGGCATGGGTAATGGCGGGAGTGAAAAGGGATTGGAGAGGGAATATGAACCCGGCCAGCCTCCCCGctgcccctctgtctcccccagtgCCCAGCCCCGGACACCCCCCAGCCAGAGCCAGCTGTTTGCAGACCTGAGCCCAGAGGAGCTGACGGCTGTGATGAGCTTCCTGACCCAGCAGCTGGGGCCAGGCCTGGTGGACGCAGCCCAGGCCCGCCCCTCGGACAACTGCGTCTTCTCGGTGGAGCTGCAGCTGCCCCCCAAGGCTGCTGCCCTGGCCCACCTGGACAGGGGGAGTCCCCCGCCCGCCCGGGAGGCACTGGCCATCGTCTTCTTTGGCGGACAACCCCGGCCCAACGTGAGTGAGCTGGTGGTGGGGCCGCTGCCGCACCCCTCCTACCTGCGGGATGTGACGGTGGAGCGTCACGGGGGCCCCCTGCCCTATCACCGACGCCCCGTGCTGATGCGAGAGTACCGGGACATACACCAGCTGATCTTCGACAGAGAGCTGCCCCAGGCTGCTGGTCTCCTCCACCACTGCTGTTTCTATAAACGCCAAGGACGGAACCTGGTGGCGATGAACACGGCCCCCCGTGGTATGCAGTCAGGGGACCGGGCCACCTGGTTTGGCCTCTACTACAACATCTCAGGGGCTGGGTTTTTCCTGCACCCCGTGGGGTTGGAGCTGCTGGTAGACCACAAGGCTCTGGAGCCTGCGCACTGGACCATCCAGAAGGTGTTCTTTCAAGGCCGCTACTATGAGAGTTTGGCCCAGCTGGAAGACCAGTTTGAGGCCGGCCTGGTGAATGTGGTGCTGATCCCAGACAACGGCACAG GACTGGAGAACTGGGTCTGGGCTGAGGACACGTCCTATGTCCCCACGGCGGTACCCTGGAGCCCCGAGCACCAGATGCAGAGGCTGCAGGTGACCCGGAAGCTGCTGGAGACTGAGGAGCAGGCCGCCTTCCCCCTGGGAGGCACCCCACCCCGCTACGTGTACCTGGCCAGCAACCACAGCAACAAGTGGGGTCACCCGCGGGGCTACCGCATCCAGATGCTCAGCTTTGCTGGGGAGCCGCTGCCCCAGAACAGCTCCATGGAGAGAGCCTTCAGCTGGGGAAG GTACCAGCTGGCCGTGACCCGGCGGAAGGAAGAGGAGCCCAGCAGCACCAGCATCTACAATCTGAATGACCCTTGGACTCCCACTGTGGACTTCACTGACTTCATCAACAACGAGACCATTGCAGGGCAG GACTTGGTGGCCTGGGTGACAGCTGGCTTCCTGCACATCCCACATGCAGAAGACATTCCCAACACGGTGACTGTGGGGAACGGTGTGGGCTTCTTCCTCCGACCCTACAACTTCTTTGACCAGGACCCTTCCTTCGATTCTCCTGATTCCGTCTATTTCCGGGGGGACCAGGATGCTGGGGCCTGCGAGGTCAATCCCATGGCCTGCCTCCCCCAGGCTGCTGCCTGTGCCCCAGacctccctgccttctcccacGGGGGCTTCTCTCACAGCTAG